GTGCAACGGCACCGGATTGAGGTAATGCAGCTTCTCGCGCCCGCGCCAGACGACGGCGACCAGATTCGCCGCCTCCAGCAACAGGAGATGCTTGGTGACCGCCTGCCGCGTCATGTCGAGGTGTTCGCACAACTCGCCCAGCGTCTGTCCGTTGCTCTTGTGCAACTGATCGAGCAACTTTCGCCGGCTTTCGTCCGCCAATGCTTTGAACACTGCATCCATCTCGGGTGAGAATATGCAACCAAATGGTTGCATGTCAAGTAATGCTTTCAGCCGCTGCCACGCTCAGCGCCGTCCGAGAATCTCGACGGGACCGTCCGGAGCGCGGCTGTGGCGAAGCCCGGACGCAGCACGTCGAAAATTGCCTCGCGCCCGACAATTCCGCGATGCCAGTCCTTACGAACCCGCTGCGACCGGCCCTGGGCGCACCGTCGCGCTCCGTTTCCGATTCACACTGACGAACCGCTTCCGATATGGCATCCTTTCCCTCAATGCCACAATCCCTTTCCGCCGTTTGCACTCATCGGGTGTGCTTCACCAAAGACTGGCGATCAACGAACGCGCTCGGTCGAGTCAGTTGGCTCCGGCTCGTCATGGTGCTCGTTGCGGCTTTTGTTGCAACATTTATCCAGTCGCCACATGGGGGGGCAGCCAGTGCTTTGCCGAATCCAACCGGCCTGCCGGCACAGGCAACATTGCCAGATCCACTGGTCATGCTGGATGGCCGGAAGGTCACCACTCGTGAAATGTGGTTCAAGGAACGGCGGCCGGAGCTCCTCCGTTTGTTTCAGCACTACATGTACGGCCGGCTCCCGGAGAAGCCGGTATCTGTCGCGGGCAAGGTGGAGCGCGTGGACGCGACAGCCTTTGGCGGCAAGGCGACGTTGAGCGAGGTGACGATTCGATTCGGCCCGCCTGGAGTTCCGCCCATCAACTTGATGCTCGTCGTTCC
The sequence above is drawn from the Candidatus Angelobacter sp. genome and encodes:
- a CDS encoding helix-turn-helix domain-containing protein, whose product is MDAVFKALADESRRKLLDQLHKSNGQTLGELCEHLDMTRQAVTKHLLLLEAANLVAVVWRGREKLHYLNPVPLHEISERWIGKYERHRLQALSDLKKGLEENKNKKS